A stretch of the Gammaproteobacteria bacterium genome encodes the following:
- a CDS encoding BolA family transcriptional regulator, with amino-acid sequence MHPDELKQWILDHLNCDYIEVSGDGRHFDAVIVSDKFLGLNTLKRQQCVYACLGNKISSGEVHALTMKTLTNNEWQKK; translated from the coding sequence ATGCATCCTGATGAATTAAAACAATGGATTCTTGATCACTTAAACTGCGACTATATTGAAGTTAGCGGCGATGGGCGTCATTTTGATGCAGTGATAGTATCAGATAAATTTCTAGGCTTAAACACGCTGAAACGTCAACAGTGTGTGTATGCGTGTTTGGGTAATAAGATTTCTAGTGGGGAAGTGCATGCGCTTACGATGAAAACATTGACGAATAACGAATGGCAGAAAAAGTGA
- the murA gene encoding UDP-N-acetylglucosamine 1-carboxyvinyltransferase has protein sequence MDKLSIEGGIPLNGEVAISGAKNAVLPILAASLLLDAPLTVKNVPHLHDVTTMVNLLSHIGATVHLSDRADVIIDPRTIKNLVAPYELVKTMRASIVVLGPLLARYGRATVSLPGGCAIGSRPVDIHLKGLQAMGATIDVEGGNILAHAPNGLVGTHFVCELVTVTGTANLMMAATLARGTTVIKNAAREPEVVDLANCLNKMGAKISGMGTPTITIEGVTNLSGGEHQVISDRIEAGTFLVAAAVTGGKIKVKRVDVDALDVVIAKLQEAGMLIELHQDAITIDATGRRPLPVDIKTAPHPGFPTDMQAQFMVVNCLSSGVGTMIETIFENRFMHVPELQRMGADIRIEGHTAVCHGVEYLMGAPVMATDLRASASLVLAGLAAQGKTLIDRIYHIDRGYECLEEKFGMLGARIQRVR, from the coding sequence TTGGATAAATTAAGTATTGAGGGCGGTATTCCGTTAAATGGCGAAGTAGCTATTTCTGGTGCGAAAAATGCAGTATTGCCTATTTTGGCCGCCAGTTTGTTATTAGATGCTCCATTGACGGTTAAAAATGTGCCGCATTTGCACGATGTGACGACCATGGTGAACTTGCTTAGTCATATCGGCGCTACGGTGCACTTATCAGATAGAGCGGATGTGATTATTGATCCCCGTACCATAAAAAATTTAGTCGCTCCTTATGAGCTAGTCAAAACCATGCGTGCTTCTATCGTGGTTTTAGGTCCGCTATTAGCACGCTATGGTCGTGCGACAGTTTCTTTGCCGGGCGGATGCGCGATTGGGAGTCGGCCAGTCGATATCCATCTAAAGGGATTGCAGGCAATGGGTGCAACCATCGATGTTGAAGGTGGAAATATTTTAGCGCATGCACCTAATGGATTAGTTGGAACGCATTTTGTCTGTGAATTAGTGACGGTGACCGGAACTGCAAATTTAATGATGGCGGCAACCTTGGCACGAGGCACCACTGTGATTAAGAATGCGGCGCGTGAGCCTGAAGTGGTTGATCTTGCGAACTGCCTCAATAAAATGGGGGCCAAGATATCAGGCATGGGAACGCCAACGATTACAATAGAAGGTGTTACTAATTTATCTGGTGGAGAGCATCAGGTCATTTCTGACCGTATTGAAGCAGGTACATTTTTGGTGGCTGCAGCGGTGACGGGTGGAAAAATTAAAGTAAAACGTGTTGATGTCGATGCGCTTGATGTTGTAATCGCTAAATTACAGGAAGCAGGTATGTTGATTGAGTTGCATCAGGACGCCATTACCATTGATGCGACGGGTCGAAGACCGTTGCCTGTTGATATTAAAACTGCACCTCACCCTGGGTTTCCAACCGATATGCAAGCGCAATTCATGGTAGTAAATTGCCTTTCAAGTGGTGTTGGCACCATGATTGAAACCATTTTTGAAAATCGCTTTATGCATGTACCAGAGCTACAACGTATGGGGGCAGATATTCGTATTGAAGGTCATACTGCCGTGTGTCATGGCGTTGAATATTTAATGGGCGCTCCGGTAATGGCAACGGATTTACGTGCTTCAGCAAGCTTAGTATTGGCAGGATTAGCTGCCCAAGGAAAAACGCTGATTGATAGGATTTATCATATTGATCGAGGTTATGAATGTCTTGAGGAAAAATTTGGGATGTTAGGTGCGAGGATTCAGCGAGTGCGTTAA
- a CDS encoding nucleotidyltransferase domain-containing protein has translation MLDLDPAYLTELQVILAKHVPDKIVWAYGSRIKGTSHQGSDLDLALIDPNGLRIRAQQLYSLRDALEESNLPISVDVLDWAALPESFKKEIERAHVVLQH, from the coding sequence ATGCTCGATCTTGATCCGGCCTATTTAACAGAGCTACAGGTCATTCTCGCCAAACATGTGCCTGATAAAATTGTATGGGCATATGGCAGTCGTATCAAAGGTACATCGCATCAGGGCAGTGATTTAGATTTGGCACTCATTGATCCAAACGGATTAAGGATTCGAGCACAACAGCTTTATTCATTACGTGATGCGCTAGAGGAAAGTAATTTACCCATCTCCGTAGATGTTTTAGATTGGGCAGCACTTCCTGAATCTTTTAAAAAAGAAATTGAGAGGGCACATGTCGTTTTACAGCATTAG
- a CDS encoding nucleotidyltransferase substrate binding protein: MAALNTDHLDQCIRTFESSLFRLQATEPNSIDYEIFRNATVKGFELTLETAGKLLRKALKAFSGNPRSVDALTYKDVFRQSTKHGLVDAAAVQRWFSYRDNRNDTAHDYGLSFAETTLLLLPAFLNDAKALQIMLKNKSEEA; encoded by the coding sequence ATGGCCGCATTAAATACTGATCATTTGGACCAATGCATTCGGACATTCGAATCATCGCTTTTTCGATTGCAAGCGACTGAACCTAACAGCATTGATTATGAAATTTTTCGTAATGCTACCGTGAAAGGGTTCGAACTAACTCTAGAAACAGCCGGTAAGCTTTTGAGAAAGGCATTGAAAGCTTTTAGTGGCAATCCGCGTTCAGTAGATGCATTAACCTATAAAGATGTTTTTCGTCAAAGCACTAAACATGGATTAGTAGACGCCGCCGCTGTGCAACGCTGGTTCTCTTATCGTGATAATCGTAATGATACTGCCCATGATTATGGCCTAAGTTTTGCAGAAACGACCCTTCTATTACTTCCTGCATTTCTTAACGATGCCAAAGCACTGCAAATAATGCTGAAAAATAAATCTGAGGAAGCCTAA
- a CDS encoding bifunctional UDP-4-keto-pentose/UDP-xylose synthase, whose amino-acid sequence MSKKILIIGVNGFIGSTLSEKILASTDWEIYGMDLHSDKIQSCLNHERFHFFEGDLTIHLEWIKYHVKKCDVVLPLAAIATPSTYVSDPLKVFKLDFEANLDIVKLAVTYKTRIIFPSTSEVYGMCPDELFDEESSNLVLGPISKQRWIYSCSKQLLDRVIYAYGIHEGLNYTIFRPFNFYGPRLDDVNKGGSRVLTQFISNIIFGKNIELVDGGAQRRCFCYIDDSIDALIRIIDNKDNKASQQIINIGNPYPDSEASIRELAEQLIKAFAHFPKYKEHAANVKIIDVTSEQYYGKGYQDMTTRRPSIEKAEALLDWKPTVKLQDGLIKTLEYYLQ is encoded by the coding sequence ATGTCAAAGAAAATACTCATCATCGGCGTAAACGGTTTCATCGGCAGCACTTTATCCGAAAAAATATTGGCCAGCACAGACTGGGAAATTTATGGAATGGATTTGCATAGTGATAAAATTCAATCCTGCTTAAACCACGAACGTTTTCATTTTTTTGAAGGCGATTTAACCATTCATCTTGAGTGGATTAAATATCATGTAAAAAAATGTGATGTAGTATTACCGCTTGCAGCTATTGCAACTCCCTCTACTTATGTCAGCGACCCACTTAAAGTGTTTAAGCTAGATTTCGAAGCCAATCTTGATATTGTTAAACTTGCCGTCACTTATAAAACACGTATTATTTTTCCATCTACTTCTGAAGTGTACGGCATGTGCCCGGATGAACTTTTCGATGAGGAAAGCAGCAACTTGGTTTTAGGCCCCATCAGCAAACAACGTTGGATTTATTCTTGCTCTAAACAATTACTTGATCGTGTTATTTATGCTTACGGCATACATGAAGGATTAAATTATACTATTTTCAGACCATTCAATTTTTATGGCCCAAGACTGGATGATGTCAACAAAGGCGGCTCACGCGTATTAACACAATTCATCAGTAATATTATTTTTGGAAAAAATATTGAGCTGGTTGATGGCGGCGCGCAACGACGTTGTTTCTGTTATATCGATGATAGCATTGATGCTCTGATTCGAATTATTGACAACAAAGATAATAAAGCAAGTCAACAGATTATTAATATCGGTAATCCTTATCCAGATTCAGAAGCATCAATTCGTGAACTCGCCGAACAATTGATCAAAGCATTTGCTCATTTTCCTAAATATAAAGAACATGCAGCTAACGTGAAAATTATCGATGTTACTTCTGAACAATACTATGGCAAAGGTTATCAAGACATGACAACCCGTCGCCCTTCTATCGAAAAAGCGGAGGCACTTTTAGATTGGAAACCAACGGTAAAATTGCAAGATGGTTTGATCAAAACGTTGGAATATTATTTACAATAG
- a CDS encoding aminotransferase class I/II-fold pyridoxal phosphate-dependent enzyme has product MSDAFLPFSKPTISEEAIAEVVDCLRSGWITTGPKVEKLSGMFKDYLSAQETVLLASATAGMHLALLSLDLQPGDEIITASMTFISTPNMIVQTGGTPVFVDIDSAGTLNMNIDDIEKAITPKTRAIIPVHFAGLPVDLDRLYALAKKHNLRVIEDAAHAIGAEYKNKKIGSFGDTQIFSFHPNKNMTTGEGGCVTTSDSELAARIRLLGFHGMDRVAWNRYGKTGKQDYEIVAPGFKYNMMDMQAAIGIHQLPQLDAFNQKRKALAHRYLEKLADWKQWHLPAAPNYDALHVWHIFTPLLNIEEAGMNRATFMEKMKALNIGSGVHYKAAHLYPYYQEHYPVKSGQLPNTEYASERIISLPLFPTMTFEDQDRVIDAMHTIFNSSTRNN; this is encoded by the coding sequence ATGTCAGATGCATTTTTACCGTTTTCAAAACCGACTATTTCAGAAGAGGCTATCGCTGAAGTGGTTGACTGTTTACGCTCTGGGTGGATTACCACCGGCCCAAAAGTAGAAAAACTTTCTGGTATGTTTAAAGATTATCTTAGCGCACAAGAAACTGTGTTACTCGCTTCAGCAACCGCAGGTATGCACTTAGCTTTGCTTTCTCTTGATTTACAACCGGGAGATGAAATTATTACCGCTTCAATGACGTTCATCTCTACGCCAAATATGATTGTGCAGACAGGAGGAACGCCCGTTTTTGTTGATATCGATAGTGCTGGCACTCTTAATATGAATATCGACGATATAGAAAAAGCCATCACACCTAAAACACGTGCGATTATTCCTGTACATTTCGCCGGGCTACCTGTGGATTTAGATCGATTATATGCGCTAGCAAAAAAACATAACCTGCGCGTCATTGAAGATGCTGCTCATGCTATAGGAGCTGAGTACAAAAACAAAAAAATTGGCAGCTTCGGCGATACGCAAATTTTCAGTTTTCATCCGAATAAAAACATGACTACTGGCGAAGGGGGCTGTGTCACAACAAGCGACAGCGAACTCGCTGCGCGCATTCGATTGTTAGGTTTTCACGGCATGGACCGCGTCGCCTGGAATCGTTATGGAAAAACCGGAAAACAAGATTATGAAATTGTAGCGCCAGGATTTAAATACAATATGATGGATATGCAAGCTGCAATCGGTATTCACCAATTACCTCAGCTTGATGCGTTTAATCAAAAGCGGAAAGCGTTAGCCCATCGATACTTGGAGAAATTAGCTGATTGGAAACAATGGCATTTACCCGCCGCGCCCAACTATGATGCTCTACACGTTTGGCATATTTTTACGCCATTGCTGAATATCGAAGAAGCGGGCATGAATCGCGCGACTTTTATGGAAAAAATGAAAGCGCTCAATATTGGCAGTGGCGTACATTATAAAGCAGCACATTTGTACCCCTATTATCAAGAGCACTACCCAGTTAAATCAGGTCAATTACCTAACACTGAATATGCTTCTGAGCGTATTATCAGTTTACCACTTTTCCCAACAATGACTTTCGAGGATCAAGATCGCGTCATTGATGCAATGCACACTATATTTAATTCATCTACTAGGAATAACTAA
- a CDS encoding EamA family transporter translates to MKIVLSLVLLSVILNSIGQLLFKTGLNQIGVFTFSAANLFSFGFKIISNISIMAGLFIYFTSTIVWFLVLSRADVSFAYPLISIGYIFSALGAYFILHEPFSLMKILGTMVIVVGVVLICQS, encoded by the coding sequence CTGCTTAGCGTTATCTTAAATAGCATTGGCCAATTATTATTTAAAACTGGCTTGAATCAAATTGGTGTTTTTACTTTCTCAGCAGCCAATTTATTTTCTTTTGGATTTAAAATAATAAGTAATATCAGTATTATGGCTGGATTATTCATTTATTTTACCAGCACTATAGTTTGGTTTTTAGTATTATCACGCGCCGATGTAAGTTTTGCTTATCCGCTCATCAGCATTGGTTATATTTTTAGCGCTCTCGGCGCATATTTTATTTTGCATGAACCCTTTTCCCTCATGAAAATATTAGGGACGATGGTCATTGTCGTGGGTGTTGTATTGATTTGCCAAAGTTGA